In Polynucleobacter sp. es-EL-1, the following are encoded in one genomic region:
- a CDS encoding PTS sugar transporter subunit IIA: MNALTDLFTLDRIALDNPSKSRAEAFAAAGALFAKEAGLEADSVVGFLNAREDLGSTALGAGVAIPHGRVKGLKQPIAAFIKLKEPIEFAAPDGEAVSILIFLLVPEKATQQHLEILSSIAQLLSDPDARKALANEAGPEQVYHLLQHWGSQS, translated from the coding sequence ATGAATGCCCTGACCGATTTATTCACGCTAGACCGCATTGCCTTAGATAACCCTTCTAAGAGTAGGGCTGAGGCATTTGCGGCAGCTGGCGCACTTTTTGCCAAAGAAGCCGGCTTAGAGGCTGACTCAGTAGTTGGTTTTCTCAATGCTCGGGAAGATTTGGGCTCTACTGCCCTAGGTGCTGGTGTTGCAATTCCCCATGGCCGAGTCAAAGGCTTAAAGCAACCAATCGCAGCATTTATTAAATTAAAAGAGCCTATCGAGTTTGCCGCTCCCGACGGAGAAGCGGTTTCTATTTTGATTTTCCTGCTTGTCCCAGAAAAAGCCACTCAACAGCATCTCGAGATTTTGTCGTCAATTGCCCAACTACTGTCAGACCCAGATGCTCGAAAAGCTCTTGCGAACGAGGCTGGGCCTGAACAGGTATACCATCTCCTGCAGCATTGGGGCTCTCAGTCATGA
- the hprK gene encoding HPr(Ser) kinase/phosphatase, which yields MLLEGVTAQQIFDDNVSELKLSWIGGLEGADRTFPLEAVKAAAASSDLVGHLNLIHPSRIQIFGIQEVDYHAELEPKQRQEQISSLISKTPPCVIVADGKAADPDLQLFCQRSSTPLFTTTISAAEVIDHLRTYLTKIGAPQITMHGVFMDILGLGVLIMGESGLGKSELGLELISRGHGLVADDAVDFARLGPDYIEGRCPVILRNLLEVRGLGLLDIRTIFGETAVRRKLKLRLIVQLVRRNDGEFERLPLEAQHIDVLGIPIRTVKIQVAAGRNLAVLVEAAVRNTILQLRGIDTLKEFIERQRLQMNAEADAVKSQGRLI from the coding sequence TTGCTCCTTGAGGGCGTCACCGCACAGCAGATTTTTGATGACAACGTTTCAGAACTAAAGCTCTCCTGGATTGGTGGCCTTGAAGGAGCAGACCGTACCTTCCCGCTTGAAGCAGTTAAAGCAGCGGCGGCCAGTTCTGACTTAGTTGGCCACTTAAACCTCATTCACCCTAGTCGCATTCAGATTTTTGGGATTCAAGAAGTTGACTATCACGCTGAGCTTGAGCCTAAGCAGCGTCAAGAACAAATCTCAAGTCTTATCTCCAAAACTCCACCTTGTGTGATTGTGGCTGATGGTAAGGCAGCCGATCCTGATCTTCAGCTTTTCTGTCAACGATCCTCTACGCCGCTGTTTACAACGACGATCTCGGCTGCTGAAGTTATCGATCATTTACGCACCTATCTGACCAAAATAGGCGCCCCCCAAATCACGATGCACGGCGTGTTTATGGACATTCTGGGTTTAGGTGTTTTGATTATGGGAGAGTCTGGTCTAGGCAAAAGCGAACTAGGTCTTGAATTAATTTCACGCGGGCATGGATTAGTAGCAGACGATGCTGTTGATTTTGCGCGACTTGGACCTGACTATATCGAAGGTCGTTGCCCCGTTATTTTGCGCAACCTCTTAGAGGTACGTGGCTTGGGATTGCTTGACATCCGCACGATCTTTGGCGAAACCGCCGTGCGTCGCAAACTCAAGCTACGCCTCATTGTGCAGCTAGTTCGCCGCAATGATGGTGAATTTGAACGACTCCCCTTAGAAGCGCAGCACATTGATGTTTTAGGAATTCCTATTCGCACTGTGAAGATCCAAGTGGCAGCCGGTCGTAACTTAGCGGTACTAGTTGAGGCTGCGGTTCGAAATACTATTTTGCAATTACGCGGCATTGACACTCTCAAAGAATTTATTGAACGCCAGCGCTTGCAAATGAACGCTGAAGCTGATGCCGTGAAGTCTCAAGGTCGCTTGATCTAA
- the rapZ gene encoding RNase adapter RapZ produces MQINLITGISGSGKSVALRAFEDAGYDCVDNLPVTLLENLIQTLQSENCERVAVAIDARRGQTIAQLPQILENLRRDHQVRVIFLNADTNTLIQRFSETRRRHPLSVKRDAAQESTLIEAIDKERNLLEPLRAQAHSIDTSNLPAHALRSWMQDLLKDKPVGLTVVFESFGFKKGLPSEADLVFDVRCLPNPHYDKALRPLSGKDQPVREFLEKIPEVVSMENDIVQFVEKWLPHYIADGRSYLTVAIGCTGGQHRSVYLVTRLIQHFQAQANLAALQINFLDRHRELDSLPAAAL; encoded by the coding sequence ATGCAAATTAATCTGATTACCGGAATTTCAGGTTCAGGTAAATCCGTTGCACTAAGAGCCTTTGAAGACGCAGGCTATGACTGCGTAGACAATCTCCCAGTTACCCTTTTAGAAAATCTCATCCAGACACTTCAGAGCGAGAACTGTGAGCGAGTGGCTGTGGCAATTGATGCCCGCCGTGGTCAAACCATTGCACAGCTGCCCCAGATATTAGAGAACTTACGACGTGATCATCAGGTGCGAGTGATCTTCTTGAACGCCGATACCAATACCCTGATTCAACGATTCTCAGAGACCCGCAGGCGTCACCCGCTGTCTGTAAAAAGAGATGCCGCCCAAGAAAGCACCCTCATTGAGGCAATTGATAAAGAGCGAAACTTACTTGAACCCTTACGCGCACAAGCACATTCGATCGACACCAGCAATCTTCCAGCACATGCATTGCGCTCCTGGATGCAAGATTTACTCAAAGATAAACCGGTTGGTTTAACCGTTGTATTTGAATCCTTTGGTTTTAAAAAAGGTTTGCCCAGTGAGGCGGATCTAGTATTTGATGTGCGCTGCTTACCTAATCCTCACTATGACAAAGCGCTGCGCCCCCTGTCCGGCAAAGACCAGCCAGTAAGAGAATTTCTCGAGAAGATTCCTGAAGTCGTGAGCATGGAGAATGACATTGTCCAATTCGTTGAAAAATGGCTTCCCCACTACATCGCTGATGGTAGAAGCTATCTTACCGTTGCGATTGGCTGCACGGGCGGTCAACACCGCTCCGTATATTTGGTCACTCGTCTTATCCAACACTTTCAAGCACAAGCCAATTTAGCAGCGCTGCAAATTAATTTCTTAGATCGTCACCGCGAACTAGACTCGCTCCCTGCAGCAGCACTTTAA
- the mutY gene encoding A/G-specific adenine glycosylase produces MSKALTASFAKKLIDWHGRDGRQGLPWQGIRDPYAVWVSEIMLQQTQVATVLERYPRFMKRFPNVQKLAAAPLDDVLAEWAGLGYYSRARNLHACANQVVTQFGGKFPSDPLLLEQLKGIGRSTAGAIAAFAFHVRAPILDANVKRILARLFGIEGALQDKAVNDQLWLLAQDLLPQDSQEMPVYTQALMDFGATWCTSRKPVCLSTERKCPFEKQCQANLSNQVLELPHKVIKTKSPEFNCDMLLLRHGNSVLLERRPDKAIWGGLWSLPESPWRPKETKDQESQRDGALPEPHINAAQLFEMMLSREDVSALLKSCQSFERGEKIKHIFTHRRLWMQIWNVSIADSVQLTGDGLKWVSLRQLGKYGLPQPIKVLLQGASLVRGDDLRN; encoded by the coding sequence ATGTCAAAAGCGCTAACTGCCAGCTTTGCTAAAAAGCTCATTGATTGGCACGGGCGGGATGGGCGTCAAGGCCTGCCCTGGCAAGGCATACGCGATCCTTATGCGGTATGGGTCTCTGAAATTATGTTGCAGCAAACCCAAGTAGCTACTGTTTTAGAGCGTTACCCGCGCTTTATGAAACGTTTTCCAAATGTTCAAAAATTAGCAGCTGCACCACTTGATGATGTTTTGGCTGAGTGGGCTGGTTTGGGGTACTACTCACGTGCACGCAATCTTCATGCCTGTGCAAATCAAGTCGTGACACAGTTCGGTGGAAAATTTCCTAGTGACCCACTATTGCTTGAGCAACTGAAGGGGATTGGTAGATCTACTGCGGGTGCAATTGCTGCATTTGCATTTCATGTGCGTGCGCCAATATTGGACGCCAACGTAAAACGAATTTTGGCAAGATTATTTGGCATAGAAGGGGCACTGCAAGACAAGGCTGTGAATGATCAACTCTGGCTCTTGGCGCAAGACTTACTACCTCAAGATTCACAAGAGATGCCGGTGTATACGCAAGCACTGATGGACTTTGGTGCAACGTGGTGCACCTCTCGTAAGCCAGTATGTTTGTCGACAGAGCGAAAATGTCCTTTTGAAAAACAATGTCAAGCTAATTTGAGTAATCAAGTTTTAGAGTTACCTCATAAAGTCATCAAAACAAAGTCTCCAGAATTTAATTGCGATATGTTGCTGCTCAGACATGGCAATTCAGTTTTATTGGAAAGAAGGCCAGATAAGGCTATTTGGGGCGGCTTATGGTCTTTGCCAGAATCACCCTGGCGTCCCAAAGAGACAAAAGATCAAGAATCTCAAAGGGATGGGGCTCTCCCGGAACCCCATATCAATGCAGCTCAATTATTTGAGATGATGCTGTCACGAGAGGATGTTTCTGCACTATTGAAATCTTGCCAGTCATTTGAGCGTGGCGAGAAAATCAAACATATCTTTACCCATAGACGCTTATGGATGCAAATCTGGAACGTATCCATTGCCGATAGTGTGCAATTGACTGGAGATGGATTGAAGTGGGTTTCCCTCCGTCAGCTTGGGAAATACGGCTTACCGCAGCCGATTAAAGTGCTGCTGCAGGGAGCGAGTCTAGTTCGCGGTGACGATCTAAGAAATTAA
- the mutM gene encoding bifunctional DNA-formamidopyrimidine glycosylase/DNA-(apurinic or apyrimidinic site) lyase: MPELPEVEVTRLGIQPHIEGRTVSAVKIIDGRLRWPVPTSLIKSLPGQKIVGIKRRGKYLLLELDQGHLLIHLGMTGTLRILPSSEALKTHDRVTIEFGKLSLRLHDPRKFGAVLWHPKSKGPIDKNALLQKLGVEPFSLEFAGELGADVLYQHSRKRSIAVKQFLLAGQAVVGVGNIYCSESLFEAAIHPSKAAGKLTRPQCIRLANAVRSILEKAIAAGGSSLKDFVNSQGDPGHFMMQTKVYDRKDQPCKVCKTPIKQIVQGQRSTYFCPQCQKR, from the coding sequence ATGCCAGAACTCCCAGAAGTCGAAGTTACCCGCTTGGGTATCCAGCCTCACATAGAGGGGCGAACGGTTAGTGCGGTCAAGATTATTGATGGTCGTCTGCGCTGGCCTGTTCCAACATCCTTAATCAAATCGCTTCCAGGCCAGAAAATTGTAGGGATCAAGCGCCGGGGTAAATATCTTTTATTAGAGTTAGACCAAGGACATCTCCTGATCCATTTGGGAATGACAGGCACTTTACGGATTCTCCCTAGCAGCGAAGCTTTGAAGACGCATGATCGTGTCACTATCGAATTTGGCAAGCTGAGTTTGCGTTTGCATGACCCACGTAAATTTGGGGCGGTACTTTGGCATCCCAAATCCAAAGGACCGATTGATAAAAATGCACTATTGCAAAAGCTGGGCGTTGAGCCTTTTTCACTAGAATTTGCTGGCGAGCTTGGCGCTGATGTTTTGTATCAACATTCGCGCAAACGCAGCATTGCCGTGAAGCAATTTTTGCTGGCTGGGCAGGCGGTTGTTGGAGTTGGCAATATCTACTGCTCTGAAAGCCTTTTTGAGGCTGCCATCCATCCATCTAAAGCTGCAGGTAAGTTAACGCGCCCGCAATGTATCCGGTTAGCAAATGCGGTCAGATCAATTTTGGAAAAAGCGATTGCTGCGGGTGGTAGCTCCCTCAAAGATTTTGTAAATAGTCAGGGTGATCCAGGGCACTTTATGATGCAAACTAAAGTCTACGATCGAAAAGATCAGCCTTGCAAGGTTTGTAAGACGCCCATTAAGCAAATAGTGCAAGGCCAACGCTCTACTTATTTTTGCCCTCAATGTCAAAAGCGCTAA
- a CDS encoding outer membrane lipoprotein LolB, which translates to MTTFSLKSLFLSILFPIGLGLCLPAKQALARADSVETGQAMFEVLASEIALQRGEAGLAYNTYLELARTLDDPRLAQRAMEIAITAGAPDLALQAAQTWDDLAGPSQTKPKEVLITLLILNQHWSDAVKPAISLLNQQTPAQQEQTLQQIQGLLARAKDESDALRAFYEIVSAVKPAPTNPGILYTYAMSAEKMGYMDVMEKTLREILRKNPDDVNSLNALGYSLADRNIKLPEAFKLISKAHQLSPSDGFILDSLGWVNFRMGKNALALEQLQQAFNMKPEADIAAHIGEVLWVMNRPAEAEDIWRKGQQLDANNPTLKETLKRLKPDWSVAASNLKGTWDGRFAVKVTGLTESRNEGGSGGFTLTQDAQTDVLEIRNPMGGSIAKITIKPGEAILERDGQLTTAIDADTLIQNALGLPLPARGLSDWLRGQTRPGSNASVERNDEGQVSKISQDGWTLSYHWGSAQRLEKLTMTRTSNIGSIDIRLVFDTPNE; encoded by the coding sequence ATGACCACTTTTTCACTAAAGTCACTTTTCCTCAGTATTTTGTTCCCAATTGGCTTGGGTTTGTGTCTTCCTGCCAAGCAAGCTCTTGCGCGCGCCGATAGCGTTGAGACTGGGCAAGCCATGTTTGAAGTCTTGGCATCAGAAATAGCCTTGCAACGCGGTGAAGCAGGGCTTGCTTACAACACCTACTTAGAGCTTGCTCGCACACTAGATGACCCCCGTCTAGCCCAAAGAGCAATGGAAATTGCTATTACTGCAGGCGCACCAGACTTAGCACTCCAAGCAGCCCAGACTTGGGATGACTTGGCCGGCCCAAGCCAAACTAAACCCAAAGAAGTGCTGATTACTTTACTGATTTTGAATCAACACTGGTCTGATGCTGTCAAACCTGCTATTTCTCTACTCAATCAACAAACGCCTGCACAACAAGAACAAACCTTGCAACAAATTCAGGGGCTTCTGGCAAGAGCTAAAGATGAGTCTGACGCCTTAAGAGCTTTTTATGAGATTGTTTCAGCAGTCAAGCCTGCTCCTACCAATCCAGGCATTTTGTATACCTATGCCATGTCTGCAGAAAAGATGGGGTACATGGATGTTATGGAAAAAACTTTGCGCGAAATATTGCGCAAAAACCCTGATGATGTAAATAGCTTGAACGCTTTAGGATATTCGCTGGCAGATCGAAATATAAAATTACCGGAAGCATTTAAGCTCATTAGTAAAGCCCATCAACTATCGCCTAGCGATGGCTTTATTTTGGATAGTCTTGGCTGGGTAAACTTTAGGATGGGCAAAAATGCTTTAGCCCTAGAGCAACTCCAGCAGGCTTTCAATATGAAACCTGAGGCTGATATTGCTGCACATATTGGTGAGGTTTTATGGGTAATGAATCGGCCCGCAGAAGCTGAAGATATCTGGCGTAAAGGGCAACAGCTCGATGCAAACAATCCTACTCTTAAGGAAACTTTAAAACGTTTAAAACCAGATTGGTCTGTAGCTGCCAGTAACCTTAAAGGTACATGGGATGGCCGTTTCGCAGTGAAGGTTACAGGCCTCACAGAAAGCAGAAATGAAGGTGGCTCAGGTGGCTTTACGCTGACTCAAGATGCCCAGACAGATGTATTAGAGATTCGCAATCCAATGGGTGGATCCATTGCAAAAATCACCATCAAGCCTGGTGAAGCAATTTTGGAGCGTGATGGTCAGCTAACGACTGCAATTGATGCAGATACCCTCATTCAAAATGCGTTGGGACTTCCATTGCCTGCTCGGGGACTTTCGGATTGGTTACGGGGTCAAACCAGACCTGGTAGCAATGCCAGTGTTGAGCGCAATGATGAAGGGCAAGTGAGCAAAATATCGCAGGATGGCTGGACCTTAAGCTATCACTGGGGAAGCGCTCAACGTTTAGAAAAGCTCACAATGACTCGCACTTCGAATATTGGGTCCATTGATATTCGCTTAGTTTTTGATACGCCGAATGAGTGA
- the ispE gene encoding 4-(cytidine 5'-diphospho)-2-C-methyl-D-erythritol kinase — MSELKIDGATLELRCPAKLNLFLHIIGRRTDGYHLLQSAFQLIDWCDTLRLTAISENTVRRINPIPGVAPEQDLVVRAAQLLKEFCNVGHGVEIDLMKEIPMGAGLGGGSSDAASTLIGLNHLWGLQLDTKTLCQIGLKLGADVPFFLFGQNAFVEGIGEQIQALPSETSEFLVIFPNQGIATSQIFQDPQLTRDHAPITIDGFIASPKSFQSNDCQAVAVRNCPEVKLALDWIADVAPNSAPRMSGSGSSVFGVLDPSQDHAKLKNLLQNLPKGWIGRIVRGLNKNPAYNLVSSE; from the coding sequence ATGAGTGAATTGAAGATTGATGGTGCCACTTTAGAGCTTCGCTGCCCCGCTAAGCTCAACCTGTTTTTACATATTATTGGTCGTCGAACAGATGGCTACCACCTACTGCAATCTGCCTTTCAACTCATTGATTGGTGCGACACGCTAAGACTCACTGCAATCTCTGAAAATACAGTGCGTCGTATTAATCCCATTCCGGGTGTTGCGCCTGAACAAGACTTGGTAGTTCGAGCTGCACAACTTTTAAAAGAGTTCTGCAATGTGGGGCATGGGGTTGAAATTGATTTAATGAAGGAAATTCCGATGGGTGCGGGCCTAGGCGGAGGATCCTCAGATGCTGCCTCGACTCTTATCGGCCTTAACCACCTGTGGGGGCTGCAGCTAGACACCAAAACCTTATGTCAAATTGGCCTCAAACTAGGGGCCGATGTGCCTTTTTTCCTTTTTGGTCAAAATGCTTTTGTGGAAGGTATCGGGGAGCAAATACAGGCCCTTCCTTCTGAAACCTCAGAATTTTTGGTCATTTTTCCCAATCAAGGGATCGCTACCTCTCAGATTTTTCAAGACCCTCAATTGACCCGGGATCATGCTCCGATTACAATAGATGGCTTTATTGCATCGCCAAAGTCATTTCAATCCAATGATTGTCAGGCAGTAGCGGTGCGAAATTGTCCTGAAGTGAAGCTAGCATTAGATTGGATTGCCGATGTGGCGCCGAACTCGGCACCGCGGATGTCCGGCTCTGGAAGTAGCGTTTTTGGTGTTTTAGATCCCAGCCAAGATCACGCGAAACTCAAAAATCTACTGCAAAATCTTCCAAAAGGATGGATAGGTCGAATTGTTAGAGGGCTAAATAAAAATCCCGCTTACAATTTGGTTTCTTCAGAATGA
- a CDS encoding ribose-phosphate pyrophosphokinase has protein sequence MNADLLTLFTGNANPVLAHAVAKELSLPMGKAFVGRFSDGEIQVEIQENVRGKNVVVIQSTCAPTNDSLMELMIMIDALKRASASRITAVIPYFGYARQDRRPRSARVAISARIVANMLQSVAGIERVLTMDLHADQIQGFFDIPVDNIYASPVLLADLQAQKTQKDLIIVSPDIGGVVRARAMAKQLGTDLAIIDKRRPKANVSEVMHLIGEVEGRHCVIMDDIIDTGGTLCKAAEALKERGAKGVTAYCTHAVLSGGAIARIAASQLDELVVTDTIPLTPEAMKVAKIRQLSVAPILAETLARISKGDSVMSMFAE, from the coding sequence ATGAACGCTGATTTACTGACTCTTTTTACAGGTAATGCAAATCCCGTTTTAGCTCATGCTGTTGCCAAAGAACTGAGTCTTCCGATGGGAAAGGCTTTTGTAGGTCGATTTTCTGATGGTGAAATTCAGGTAGAAATTCAAGAGAACGTCCGCGGTAAAAATGTCGTTGTGATTCAATCTACCTGCGCGCCTACAAACGATAGTTTGATGGAGCTCATGATCATGATTGATGCCCTTAAGCGAGCATCTGCAAGCCGCATAACCGCAGTGATCCCTTACTTCGGTTACGCTAGACAAGATCGACGTCCACGATCAGCCCGCGTTGCCATCTCCGCCAGAATCGTAGCCAATATGCTGCAATCGGTTGCTGGGATTGAGCGGGTTTTAACCATGGATTTACACGCTGACCAGATCCAGGGCTTTTTTGATATTCCCGTAGACAATATTTACGCCTCCCCCGTCTTACTGGCCGATCTTCAGGCCCAGAAGACTCAAAAAGACCTGATTATTGTTTCCCCAGACATTGGCGGTGTTGTACGCGCCCGTGCGATGGCCAAGCAATTGGGCACAGATTTGGCGATTATTGATAAGCGTCGCCCTAAAGCAAATGTATCCGAAGTAATGCACCTGATCGGTGAAGTAGAAGGACGTCACTGCGTCATCATGGATGACATCATCGATACTGGCGGAACGCTCTGTAAGGCGGCTGAGGCGCTCAAAGAGCGTGGTGCCAAGGGCGTTACCGCCTATTGCACCCATGCCGTGCTCTCTGGCGGTGCTATAGCCCGTATCGCAGCCTCTCAATTAGATGAATTGGTTGTTACAGACACTATTCCACTGACCCCTGAAGCCATGAAAGTGGCCAAAATACGCCAATTGAGCGTTGCCCCCATCCTGGCTGAGACCCTGGCTCGGATTAGCAAGGGTGATTCGGTCATGTCAATGTTTGCTGAATAA
- a CDS encoding 50S ribosomal protein L25/general stress protein Ctc — MKVVAFERSVQGTGASRRLRNAGKTPGIIYGGKDAATVIELDHNALFHALRKEAFHSSILDLEIGGKAQKVLLRDYQMHPFKPLVLHIDFQRVSASEKVHMRVPLHFINAETSAAVKLQGAVISHIATELEVSCLPADLPEFLEVDLGKIEVGHGIHAKDIALPKGVSLVLHVEQENPVLANARIPAVKSADTEAAPAAAAAPAAEAPKDKA, encoded by the coding sequence ATGAAAGTAGTAGCCTTTGAAAGAAGCGTACAGGGAACGGGTGCGAGCCGCCGTCTGCGCAATGCCGGTAAAACTCCGGGAATCATCTATGGCGGCAAAGACGCCGCAACTGTTATTGAGTTGGATCACAACGCACTGTTCCATGCTCTCCGCAAGGAAGCATTCCACTCATCCATCCTTGATCTTGAAATCGGCGGCAAAGCACAAAAAGTATTGTTGCGCGATTATCAGATGCATCCATTTAAGCCTTTGGTTCTGCACATCGACTTCCAGCGCGTTTCAGCGTCTGAAAAAGTTCATATGCGCGTTCCATTGCACTTCATCAATGCTGAAACATCAGCTGCAGTGAAATTGCAAGGCGCTGTGATTAGTCACATCGCAACTGAATTAGAAGTTTCCTGCTTGCCAGCTGACTTGCCAGAGTTCCTTGAAGTGGACTTGGGCAAGATTGAAGTTGGTCATGGTATCCATGCAAAAGACATCGCCCTACCAAAAGGCGTTAGCCTGGTATTGCATGTTGAGCAAGAAAATCCAGTATTGGCCAACGCACGTATCCCAGCAGTCAAATCTGCTGATACTGAAGCTGCTCCTGCAGCTGCTGCGGCACCTGCTGCTGAAGCTCCAAAAGATAAAGCGTAA
- the pth gene encoding aminoacyl-tRNA hydrolase, whose protein sequence is MTKLIVGLGNPGEEHEEDRHNAGFWFVDALAKQLSTRFESEKRFHGKVAKTKWEGEDLFLLKPSTYMNLSGQAVGALCRFHKLTPEQVLVVQDELDLKPGTARLKLGGGTGGHNGLKDIQAHLGTANYWRLRLGIGHPRDLAAEGARPMDVADYVLRRPLQIEQKQIDASIEDGLKILPLFFKGDTQAAMLDLHSKTH, encoded by the coding sequence ATGACTAAATTAATTGTGGGCCTTGGCAATCCAGGCGAAGAACATGAAGAAGATCGGCACAATGCTGGCTTCTGGTTTGTGGACGCCCTCGCTAAACAATTGAGCACCCGCTTTGAAAGTGAAAAGCGCTTTCATGGCAAAGTAGCAAAGACTAAGTGGGAAGGTGAAGATCTTTTCTTGCTCAAGCCAAGCACCTATATGAACCTCAGTGGTCAAGCAGTAGGCGCGCTATGTCGTTTTCATAAACTGACCCCCGAACAGGTTTTGGTAGTTCAAGATGAGCTGGATCTCAAGCCTGGCACAGCACGACTCAAACTGGGAGGCGGCACTGGCGGACATAATGGCTTAAAAGACATTCAAGCACATCTTGGCACTGCCAATTACTGGCGCTTACGACTAGGTATTGGCCACCCCAGAGACCTTGCGGCTGAAGGTGCGCGCCCGATGGATGTGGCTGATTATGTTCTGAGAAGACCGCTGCAAATTGAACAAAAACAAATTGATGCCAGCATTGAGGATGGTTTAAAAATTCTGCCTTTGTTTTTTAAAGGGGATACTCAGGCAGCTATGCTGGACTTGCACTCTAAAACGCACTAG
- a CDS encoding YfhL family 4Fe-4S dicluster ferredoxin, translated as MALMITDECINCDVCEPECPNDAIYMGLEIYEIDPNKCTECVGHYDAPQCQQVCPVDCIPLNPAFKENQTQLMAKYQALTAAKKALAK; from the coding sequence ATGGCCTTAATGATTACGGACGAATGCATCAATTGTGATGTGTGTGAGCCAGAATGTCCTAATGATGCTATTTACATGGGTCTTGAGATTTATGAGATTGACCCAAACAAATGTACGGAGTGTGTTGGTCACTACGATGCACCACAGTGTCAGCAAGTATGCCCAGTCGACTGCATACCTTTGAACCCTGCTTTTAAAGAAAATCAAACGCAGTTGATGGCTAAGTATCAGGCACTAACTGCTGCCAAAAAGGCGCTTGCCAAATAA
- the coaD gene encoding pantetheine-phosphate adenylyltransferase produces the protein MTIAVYPGTFDPFTRGHEDLVRRASSIFSEVIVGVADSRSKRPFFTLNERIEIATEVLGHYPNVKIAGFSGLLKDFAREHNARVIVRGLRAVSDFEYEFQMAGMNRYLLPDVETLFLTPSDQYQFISGTFVREIAIMGGDVSKFVFPSVEKWLLKKVAETNQLKE, from the coding sequence ATGACGATTGCTGTTTATCCTGGAACCTTTGATCCATTTACCCGTGGCCATGAAGATTTAGTGCGTCGCGCCTCTAGTATTTTTAGTGAGGTTATTGTTGGTGTAGCCGACAGCCGTAGCAAGCGCCCATTTTTTACTCTCAATGAGCGGATTGAGATTGCAACAGAAGTTCTAGGTCATTATCCCAATGTGAAAATTGCTGGATTTTCTGGTCTTTTGAAAGATTTTGCTCGTGAGCACAATGCACGGGTGATTGTTCGTGGTTTGCGAGCAGTGTCTGATTTCGAATACGAATTTCAGATGGCTGGAATGAACCGATATTTATTGCCAGATGTGGAGACTCTCTTCTTAACGCCATCTGATCAATACCAATTTATTTCAGGAACGTTTGTTCGTGAAATTGCCATCATGGGTGGCGATGTGAGTAAATTTGTTTTCCCTTCAGTTGAAAAATGGCTTCTCAAAAAGGTTGCCGAAACGAATCAACTCAAAGAGTAG
- the rsmD gene encoding 16S rRNA (guanine(966)-N(2))-methyltransferase RsmD has translation MNKRVKSVAPSELPKKIRIIGGIWRSRLLNVLDLPGLRPTTDRVRETLFNWLGQDLTGLNCIDLFAGTGALGFEAASRSAQSVTLLERDKKAHARLAENFLALQSSPVPGSVQILHRDCVEYLKQQANLSSNLIFIDPPFQEEGLLDQALIQAGRICDDSPGGGIYAEFPASRSRESVEALLPEWHCGKYLEAGQVKACLFRSRRG, from the coding sequence ATAAATAAGCGGGTTAAGTCAGTTGCACCCTCTGAGCTACCAAAGAAGATACGCATCATCGGTGGCATTTGGCGCAGCCGACTCTTAAACGTTTTGGATTTACCTGGACTGCGGCCAACTACGGATCGCGTTCGCGAAACGCTATTTAATTGGTTGGGCCAAGATTTAACCGGTCTAAACTGCATCGACCTATTTGCTGGTACTGGCGCTTTGGGTTTTGAAGCGGCATCACGAAGTGCCCAGTCTGTGACTTTACTGGAACGGGATAAAAAAGCGCACGCACGTTTAGCTGAAAATTTTTTGGCATTGCAGTCTTCTCCAGTCCCGGGATCAGTACAAATTTTGCATAGAGATTGTGTGGAGTACTTAAAACAGCAAGCAAACCTTTCGAGCAATTTGATTTTTATTGACCCGCCATTTCAGGAAGAGGGTTTATTAGATCAGGCGCTTATTCAAGCGGGGCGTATTTGTGACGATAGTCCTGGGGGCGGTATCTATGCAGAGTTTCCGGCTTCACGCTCGCGAGAATCGGTTGAAGCCCTTCTACCGGAGTGGCATTGTGGAAAATACTTAGAGGCTGGACAAGTAAAAGCCTGTCTATTTCGCTCTAGAAGAGGCTAA